The nucleotide sequence TGCAACAACGATTCCGTTTTCAATCCGGCTTAAATATGAAGGGGTACAAATGCCGAATGCAACGTCATCCTGTTTTTGCTTCTTTTTCTGGCGATAATATTTTAATAGCTTTCCCCAAGCTTGTTCATTGTTTTCCATAAAAACACCTCATAATTAGTTTATCAAATTACTAAGCAGGAATATTGCGAATTTTCTTTAGAAAGTGCACAATTAACGTTACGAAAATGGTAAACTTACACAAATCATTAAAGGTTTACATATTTTAATTGCATATTCGGAAATAGCTCTATATGATAAGAAAATAAAAAAGGGTTTATTGTTTTAAATGGGAGCTTAGATTGGAGAGATAGTAATGTTTTTTTATGAAGTAGATAATGAAATTCAATTAAAATTAATAACACAAAATGATGCAGAAGAAATCTTTGCTTTCATTGACCGTTCACGTGATTATTTACGTGAATGGCTTGGGTGGGTTGATAATACAAAAACTGTTGAAGATACACGCGATTTTTCTGCAATGAATTTAGAAAAATTTGCAAAGCGTGAAGGTCTGGATACAGCGATTTTTTATAAAGGGCAATTTGTCGGGAAAGTATCGATCAACACGATTAACTGGTCTCTGAAAAAATGCGAGATCGGCTACTTTTTAGATGAAGAATATCAAGGGGAAGGCATAATGACACGCGCTGTGAAAGGCATCATTGATATCGCCTTCAACGAATATAAGCTTGGAAAAGTCGAAATTCATGCTGCTGTTAACAATACGAAAAGTCGTCATATTGCGGAGCGCCTTGGTTTTATGCATGAAGGGACAATCCGTCAGGCGGAATGGCTGTACAATCACTATGTCGATCATGCGGTATATGGTCTTTTAAAAGACGAATGGGTTGGAGAATATTAATAACTGTTTTCGCCTCATCAGAAGTTCCTGATGAGGTTTTTTGTAGTTAAAATTATAATTTAATGAAACTTTTTCCATACTCACCCAGTATAGTAATTAGAATCTATTACATGTAAGTCATTCATGCCACTACATATAGCATCCAGGTACGCAAATAAATGCTTGTAATAGAAGAATTAGCAGAAAGCAGGTGTGGGCAATTGTCACAGCCAATTGTAGAAATTAAAAATTTGAACAAAACGATTAAAGGCAAACACATTATTAAAGACTTGAACCTGGACTTTTATCCGGGTCAGATCACTGGTTTTTTGGGACCAAATGGAGCTGGTAAAACAACCTCAATCCGCATGATGACGGGATTAATGTATCCTTCAAAAGGAGAAGTAATCATCGATGGGAAAAAGCTTTCGACAAATTATGAAGAAGCAATCAGTAATATCGGTGTAATCGTTGAAAACCCGGAAATGTATAAATATATGTCAGGGTATAAAAACTTGCAGCACTTTGCCCGTATGCATAAAGGAGTAACGAAACAGCGTATTGATGAAGTTGTAGCTCAAGTCGGTCT is from Solibacillus isronensis and encodes:
- a CDS encoding GNAT family N-acetyltransferase → MFFYEVDNEIQLKLITQNDAEEIFAFIDRSRDYLREWLGWVDNTKTVEDTRDFSAMNLEKFAKREGLDTAIFYKGQFVGKVSINTINWSLKKCEIGYFLDEEYQGEGIMTRAVKGIIDIAFNEYKLGKVEIHAAVNNTKSRHIAERLGFMHEGTIRQAEWLYNHYVDHAVYGLLKDEWVGEY